ACGATCAAAACCATGTCAATCGTTAAAAAATAACCATTCGCAGTATAGGCTGTCATTTTAATATCTTCAAACACAAATGCTTTTGCAATTAAATCCCAACTTACACCTATCCCTAATAATTCTTTTAAAAACGCATCATTTTCCTCTAAACGAGAAGAAATTGGTACGTCTTGAAGTGATTCCATAGCCGTTGTCATCGCTTTCACTCCTCCACAAGAAGTATGCGAAATTGGCAGGAACACTATACACATTCATATTTTGTAATCCTATCTCTTCAAAAATTAATACGTTTGTAAAACAAATTTAATCAGAATTACAGTTACATCGCTTAACATGGACATTAATGAGTCCATACTGCAAAGATAAGGGAGGTATTGACCATCGACGAGAATGTAATGTGGCAAAAAACAAAGGTAAACCGTGTAGCACGTGAAAATTTGCACGAACACAAAGGTGCTGTCGTTTGGTTTACAGGACTCTCCGGTTCAGGAAAATCAACGATTGCTGCAGAATTGGAATGGCATCTGTATCGACAAGGTATCCACACCTACCTATTAGATGGAGACAATGTCAGACTCGGATTGAATGAAGACTTGGGTTTCTCCATGCGAGATCGCGAAGAGAACATTCGACGTGTCGGTCATCTCGCAAAATTATTTGTCGATGCAGGCATGGTCGTCATTGTAGCTATGATATCCCCCCTGCGCAAAGATCGCGAATGGGTACGCAGTCTCTTTGCACAAGGAGAATTCATCGAGACATTTATCGACTGTCCCCTTGATATCTGCATCGAAAGAGACCCTAAAGGATTGTATAAGAAAGCTCTTGCTGGATCGATCCCTGACTTCACAGGCATTAGCTCACCTTATGAACATCCGATCCACGCGGATTTAACCATCCGTACTAACCAAGTGCGTATCAGTGAAGCGGTGTCTACGATTGAGACCCATCTTGTTGCACAGATCATTCCTGAACGAAGTTCGCAAACATTACAAAAGACACATGTACTTCATCAACGCTAACCAACCATCATGATTCAGGAGTGAACGCAGTGACTGCTTTATCCCCACACGGTGGAGTACTTGTTCATCGACGCATCGGTCCATATACAGACGAATCGTATTCAAACAACCTACAGCGCGTCATCATCGACGATGTTGCCATCAGCGATCTTGAACAAATGGGTATGGGAGCCTTTTCTCCGCTTGTTGGATTCATGGATGAAATGGACTACCATTCCG
The genomic region above belongs to Sulfoacidibacillus ferrooxidans and contains:
- the cysC gene encoding adenylyl-sulfate kinase, yielding MTIDENVMWQKTKVNRVARENLHEHKGAVVWFTGLSGSGKSTIAAELEWHLYRQGIHTYLLDGDNVRLGLNEDLGFSMRDREENIRRVGHLAKLFVDAGMVVIVAMISPLRKDREWVRSLFAQGEFIETFIDCPLDICIERDPKGLYKKALAGSIPDFTGISSPYEHPIHADLTIRTNQVRISEAVSTIETHLVAQIIPERSSQTLQKTHVLHQR